In a single window of the Candidatus Methylomirabilota bacterium genome:
- the lptG gene encoding LPS export ABC transporter permease LptG, producing MRILDRYLAKEFLTIFVFSLAVFLALSAIVDLFDRLSRFLDVSGTVIIEYYLHRLPWFGFQVMPIAVLLAALFSLGRMARNNELLAMKMGHLSAFRIVVPLLVLGFVVSVTALMLGESIIPRMNERALDAYRVKVQKVSPFQRTKHNDIWYRAKDNRFLHISLLEPVSGTVRGLTLFELTPDFRLARRIDAREARWQDGQWQLRDGGISRTRPDGRFQVDPFTSLTLYLEEKPTDLAQVVREAEEMTSGELREYIERLAKTGVNSIRYQVDLAAKGAAAFTNFVMALIGIAFALHTGKRGVMAWTGACVVVAVAYSILNSFSVSLGRGDVLPPLAAAWLPNLLFTAAGLGSILTTKS from the coding sequence ATGCGTATCCTGGATCGTTACCTTGCGAAGGAGTTTCTGACCATCTTCGTCTTCTCGCTAGCGGTTTTTCTTGCCCTCTCCGCCATTGTGGATCTGTTCGACCGTCTATCCCGTTTCCTTGACGTATCCGGGACGGTCATCATCGAATATTACCTCCACAGGCTACCCTGGTTCGGCTTCCAGGTCATGCCGATAGCGGTGCTGCTCGCCGCCCTGTTCAGTCTTGGACGAATGGCTCGAAACAATGAACTGCTCGCGATGAAGATGGGTCATCTTAGCGCCTTCCGGATCGTGGTTCCGCTCCTGGTCCTCGGTTTTGTGGTAAGCGTGACGGCTCTGATGCTTGGCGAATCGATCATCCCTCGAATGAACGAGCGTGCACTGGATGCGTATCGCGTCAAGGTCCAGAAGGTCTCCCCCTTCCAGCGGACCAAGCACAACGACATCTGGTACCGGGCCAAGGATAACCGGTTTCTGCACATCTCGCTGCTGGAGCCCGTCTCGGGTACCGTCCGAGGGCTGACCCTGTTCGAACTGACCCCGGATTTCCGACTGGCAAGACGGATCGACGCCAGGGAGGCGAGATGGCAGGACGGCCAATGGCAGCTACGAGACGGCGGAATCTCCCGGACCAGACCGGATGGACGGTTTCAGGTCGATCCGTTCACCTCCCTTACGCTGTATCTCGAAGAGAAGCCGACAGATCTCGCCCAGGTGGTACGCGAGGCCGAGGAGATGACCTCCGGGGAGCTTCGGGAGTACATCGAACGGCTGGCCAAGACCGGCGTCAACTCCATACGGTACCAGGTCGACCTGGCGGCCAAGGGCGCTGCGGCCTTTACCAATTTTGTGATGGCGCTGATCGGGATCGCCTTCGCACTGCATACCGGTAAGCGCGGCGTCATGGCCTGGACGGGCGCCTGCGTGGTGGTCGCCGTCGCGTACTCGATCCTGAATTCGTTCAGCGTCTCGTTAGGACGCGGCGACGTCCTGCCGCCGCTGGCTGCAGCCTGGCTTCCCAACCTCCTCTTTACCGCCGCCGGCCTCGGCTCCATCCTGACGACGAAGAGCTGA
- a CDS encoding adenosylhomocysteinase — MDYDVKDLGFADKGLLRIEWARGSMSVLRMIEERFAKEQPLRGIRVSACLHVTSETANLARALKAGGADVRICASNPLSTQDDVAAALVRHFDIPVFAIKGEDRNTYYQHIAGAIAHRPQVTMDDGADTISVLHADRKDLLPDVIAGTEETTTGVIRLRSMERDGVLAYPIIAVNDADTKHLFDNRYGTGQSTIDGILRATNLLLAGRRLVVCGYGWCGRGVAMRARGMGANVVVTEVDPLKALEAVMDGFSVVPLDEAAKTGDIFVTLTGNLHVIREEHFQLMKDGAVVCNSGHFNVEIDLEALERVAKERRPIRDFVEEYAMPDGRRIIVLGEGRLINLAAAEGHPASVMDMSFANQALSAEYVVKRQGQLEKRVYGVPKEIDLQIAALKLASMDVRIDTLTPEQRQYLESWNMGT; from the coding sequence GTGGACTACGACGTCAAAGATTTAGGATTTGCGGATAAGGGGCTCCTGCGGATTGAATGGGCGCGAGGGTCGATGTCGGTCCTCCGGATGATTGAGGAGCGGTTCGCCAAAGAGCAGCCGCTGCGCGGTATACGGGTGTCGGCGTGCCTGCACGTCACGTCCGAGACGGCGAACTTGGCCCGCGCGCTCAAGGCCGGCGGGGCGGATGTACGGATCTGCGCCTCGAACCCTCTGAGCACGCAGGACGACGTGGCGGCCGCGTTGGTGCGCCACTTCGACATCCCGGTCTTTGCCATCAAGGGGGAGGACCGGAATACGTATTACCAGCACATTGCCGGCGCGATTGCGCACCGGCCGCAGGTCACCATGGACGACGGGGCGGATACGATCTCGGTCCTGCATGCCGATCGCAAGGACCTGCTTCCGGATGTGATCGCCGGGACGGAAGAGACGACGACGGGGGTGATCCGGCTCCGGAGCATGGAGCGCGACGGCGTCCTGGCCTACCCGATCATCGCCGTCAACGATGCCGACACGAAGCACCTCTTTGACAACCGGTATGGAACGGGCCAGAGCACTATCGACGGCATCCTGCGGGCGACCAACCTGCTGCTGGCCGGACGGCGCCTTGTTGTCTGCGGCTACGGCTGGTGCGGGAGGGGTGTGGCGATGCGGGCGCGCGGGATGGGCGCCAATGTGGTCGTCACCGAGGTCGATCCGCTGAAGGCCCTGGAGGCGGTGATGGACGGCTTCTCGGTGGTGCCGCTTGACGAGGCGGCCAAAACCGGCGACATCTTCGTCACGCTGACCGGTAACCTGCACGTGATCCGTGAGGAGCACTTCCAGCTTATGAAGGACGGTGCTGTCGTCTGCAATTCCGGCCACTTTAATGTGGAGATCGATCTGGAGGCGCTGGAGCGGGTCGCCAAAGAGCGGCGGCCGATCCGGGATTTCGTCGAGGAGTATGCGATGCCCGATGGGCGACGGATTATCGTCCTTGGCGAAGGGCGTCTGATCAATCTGGCGGCGGCCGAGGGGCATCCGGCCAGCGTTATGGATATGAGCTTTGCGAATCAGGCGCTCTCAGCCGAGTATGTGGTGAAACGGCAGGGACAGCTTGAAAAGCGGGTCTACGGCGTCCCGAAAGAGATCGATCTGCAGATCGCAGCGTTGAAGCTGGCCTCGATGGACGTTCGGATCGATACCCTCACCCCCGAGCAGCGCCAGTACCTCGAATCGTGGAACATGGGGACGTAA
- a CDS encoding type II toxin-antitoxin system PemK/MazF family toxin encodes MVPNSRGVGSGPVGSIASMAFPRRGEVYLVRLPGHPSDPKARPALIVSMDPRNRLANDVIVVPLSTTHRPAPTHVDIPAGEGGLQETSMAKCEQVTTLDKALLLRGPFAGTISPSLMREIEQAIQIAIGIVPR; translated from the coding sequence ATGGTCCCAAATAGCCGCGGAGTCGGCTCAGGACCTGTGGGATCAATAGCTTCGATGGCATTTCCTCGACGCGGGGAGGTCTATCTGGTCAGACTGCCAGGGCATCCGTCCGATCCGAAGGCGCGGCCCGCCCTCATTGTCTCGATGGACCCGCGCAACCGTCTCGCCAACGACGTCATTGTCGTCCCGCTCTCGACAACGCACCGTCCGGCGCCCACCCATGTGGACATCCCTGCCGGAGAGGGAGGTCTCCAAGAAACCTCCATGGCCAAGTGTGAACAGGTCACCACGCTGGATAAGGCGCTTCTCCTACGCGGTCCGTTCGCCGGCACGATCAGCCCGTCACTCATGCGGGAGATCGAACAGGCCATTCAAATCGCCATTGGCATTGTGCCGCGATAG
- a CDS encoding phenylphosphate carboxylase subunit delta, with product MSIDPQLEAKAKAIRLLIMDVDGVLTDGRIYYNADGVQSQAFFVRDGFGFRMAREVGLLTAILTGRVSGAVIQRAQELGITEVHQGAMNKLDVYETLVQRYGLTDNAVAYVGDDVNDLPVLGRVGLSAAPADADPEVKARVAYVTTQAGGRGAVREVIDLILKAQGRWEEFIEGRWATAERERPGDGFFLTSDRGMLQ from the coding sequence ATGTCGATTGACCCTCAACTGGAAGCAAAGGCGAAGGCCATACGTCTGCTGATCATGGACGTAGACGGCGTCCTGACCGATGGCCGGATCTATTACAACGCCGACGGGGTACAGAGTCAGGCCTTCTTCGTTCGGGACGGCTTCGGGTTTCGCATGGCGCGGGAGGTCGGGTTACTGACGGCGATTCTGACCGGACGGGTGTCCGGGGCGGTGATTCAGCGCGCGCAGGAGTTGGGGATCACCGAGGTTCACCAGGGGGCCATGAACAAGCTCGATGTGTACGAGACGCTCGTTCAGCGCTACGGTCTGACCGATAACGCGGTGGCCTATGTCGGTGACGATGTGAACGATCTGCCGGTGCTCGGTCGGGTCGGTCTTTCCGCGGCGCCGGCCGATGCCGACCCGGAGGTCAAAGCGCGGGTCGCGTACGTCACCACGCAGGCGGGGGGTCGCGGTGCGGTCCGGGAGGTGATCGATCTGATCCTGAAGGCGCAGGGTCGATGGGAGGAGTTCATTGAAGGGCGGTGGGCGACGGCCGAGAGGGAGCGGCCGGGCGACGGCTTTTTCTTGACAAGCGACAGGGGTATGTTACAGTGA
- a CDS encoding D-arabinose 5-phosphate isomerase produces MIADRGRRVLQIEAEAILALIPRLDERFDRAVEILRDCRGRVVLTGMGKSGSVAQKIASTLASTGTPAFFLHPAEGGHGDLGMLVRGDVVLAISNSGETDELVGLLPAIKRLGLALIALVGDPASTLARQSDVVIDVGVAHEACALQLAPTASTTAALAMGDAIAVALLEQRGFTEADFALLHPAGSLGRRLLWRVRDLMHSGEHVPIIRQDALMRDALVEISRKRLGMTAVVDEAGVLIGIITDGDLRRALQKGVDLLLRSVKACMTPNPKTIDQDALAAAALEVMERYAITSLLIVDSAGKPEGALHLHDLLRAGVA; encoded by the coding sequence ATGATTGCCGATCGTGGGCGGCGGGTCCTGCAGATCGAGGCTGAGGCGATTTTGGCCCTGATCCCGAGGCTGGATGAACGGTTTGATCGGGCCGTTGAGATTCTCCGTGACTGTCGGGGCCGGGTCGTCTTGACCGGCATGGGTAAGTCCGGCTCGGTGGCCCAGAAGATTGCCTCGACCCTGGCCAGCACCGGCACGCCGGCATTTTTTCTCCACCCCGCCGAAGGGGGGCATGGCGATCTGGGGATGCTGGTTCGCGGCGATGTTGTGTTGGCGATTTCAAACAGCGGTGAAACGGACGAGCTGGTCGGCTTGCTTCCTGCCATCAAACGGCTTGGTCTCGCGCTGATCGCGCTGGTAGGCGATCCCGCATCCACCCTCGCCAGACAGAGCGATGTCGTCATCGACGTCGGCGTGGCGCACGAGGCCTGCGCGCTTCAGTTGGCGCCCACTGCCAGCACCACGGCAGCGCTGGCGATGGGGGATGCCATCGCGGTGGCGCTGCTCGAACAGCGCGGTTTTACCGAGGCGGACTTTGCCCTCCTGCATCCGGCCGGCAGCCTGGGACGGCGACTGCTATGGCGCGTGCGGGACCTGATGCATAGCGGCGAGCACGTTCCCATCATCAGGCAGGATGCGCTGATGCGCGACGCGCTTGTCGAGATTTCGCGGAAGCGGCTTGGGATGACCGCCGTGGTGGACGAGGCCGGGGTACTCATCGGGATCATCACCGACGGCGACCTTCGACGGGCGCTCCAGAAAGGGGTCGATCTGCTGCTGCGTTCGGTTAAGGCGTGTATGACGCCGAACCCTAAGACCATCGATCAGGACGCCTTGGCGGCCGCGGCATTGGAGGTCATGGAGCGGTACGCCATCACCTCGTTACTGATTGTCGATTCTGCGGGGAAGCCGGAGGGGGCGCTTCATCTGCACGACCTTTTGCGCGCCGGGGTGGCATGA
- a CDS encoding methionine adenosyltransferase, which yields MPKSYLFTSESVTEGHPDKIADQISDAVLDAIFAQDPYGRVACETLVTTGLAFVAGEISTKCYVDIPRVVRETIRDVGYTRAKYGFDYETCAVITSIQEQSADIALGVDIQGAGDQGLMFGYASDETPELMPMPIMLAHKLVRRLAEVRRTEILDYLRPDGKSQVTVEYLNGRPSRIDTVVISAQHSPDVSLKQIREDIVEQVILPVLPTDLVDPERIQYHINPTGRFVTGGPHGDTGLTGRKLIADTYGGVGSHGGGAFSGKDPTKVDRSASYNARYIAKNFVAAGLARKCEVQLAYAIGVADPVSVLVDTKGTGTIPDEEMMRMVRTHFELTPAGMIKALDLRRPIYKQTAVYGHFGRTEPEFTWERTDKAEALRQEAGRLGA from the coding sequence ATGCCCAAGTCGTATCTCTTTACGTCGGAATCGGTGACGGAGGGTCACCCCGACAAAATCGCCGACCAGATCTCTGACGCCGTCCTTGACGCCATCTTTGCCCAGGATCCCTACGGCCGCGTTGCGTGCGAAACCCTGGTGACGACCGGCTTGGCCTTCGTGGCCGGTGAGATCAGCACCAAGTGTTATGTCGATATCCCGAGGGTCGTCCGCGAAACCATCAGGGACGTCGGCTATACGAGGGCCAAATACGGCTTTGATTATGAAACCTGCGCCGTGATCACCTCCATTCAGGAGCAGTCGGCCGACATTGCGTTGGGGGTGGATATCCAGGGGGCCGGGGACCAGGGGCTCATGTTCGGCTACGCCAGCGACGAGACCCCCGAGCTGATGCCGATGCCGATTATGCTGGCCCACAAGTTGGTCCGGCGATTGGCCGAGGTCCGGCGCACCGAGATCCTGGACTATCTTCGGCCTGACGGCAAATCGCAGGTGACGGTCGAATACCTGAACGGCAGACCGAGTCGAATCGATACGGTGGTGATCTCCGCTCAGCACAGCCCGGATGTGTCGCTCAAGCAGATCAGGGAAGATATCGTAGAACAGGTGATCCTTCCGGTCCTCCCCACCGACCTGGTCGATCCGGAGCGGATCCAATACCACATCAATCCGACCGGCCGCTTCGTGACCGGCGGGCCGCACGGCGACACGGGGCTGACCGGCCGGAAACTCATCGCAGATACCTACGGCGGGGTCGGGAGTCACGGGGGCGGCGCCTTTTCCGGGAAGGATCCGACGAAGGTGGACCGATCCGCATCGTATAACGCCAGGTATATTGCGAAGAACTTCGTGGCGGCGGGCTTGGCCAGAAAATGCGAGGTCCAACTGGCCTACGCCATCGGTGTCGCCGATCCGGTCTCCGTGCTGGTGGATACGAAGGGGACCGGGACCATTCCGGATGAGGAGATGATGAGGATGGTCCGCACCCACTTCGAGCTGACGCCGGCCGGGATGATCAAGGCGCTCGATCTCCGACGCCCGATCTACAAGCAGACCGCGGTCTATGGTCACTTCGGCCGCACAGAGCCCGAGTTCACCTGGGAACGGACCGACAAGGCCGAGGCGCTCAGACAAGAGGCCGGCCGGTTAGGGGCATAG